The following proteins are co-located in the Euwallacea fornicatus isolate EFF26 chromosome 16, ASM4011564v1, whole genome shotgun sequence genome:
- the wol gene encoding dolichyl-phosphate beta-glucosyltransferase has translation MDLKYWLFVGSSLAFSSLLAFSLILIAASKVYPIITRSKKEKCFYNPSKEETFEFPSISDAPSINLSVVVPAYNEETRLGSMLDECLSFLENRLTKLPSFLYEVIIVSDGSTDNTVSKALAYSKKYGTDKVRVLELELNRGKGGAVRLGVLSARGALVLFADADGATKFSDLEKLELNIKKLIDCDYQLDLKTSSEKQAITVGSRAHLEEQAIASRTFFRTILMYGFHFLVWLFAVKGIKDTQCGFKLLTRRAARICFESLHVERWAFDVELLYIAQKLYIPIGEVSVNWTEIEGSKVTPFWSWIQMGIDLGLIWLRYTIGAWKIKSNSSNNL, from the exons ATGGATCTTAAATACTGGTTATTTGTGGGGTCTTCTCTAGCGttttcttcattattagcA TTCagcttaattttaattgccgCTTCCAAAGTGTACCCCATCATAACGAGGTCcaagaaagaaaaatgcttttataACCCCTCAAAAGAAGAGACATTTGAGTTCCCATCAATAAGTGATGCTCCCAGTATAAATCTCAGTGTAGTGGTTCCAGCATATAATGAAGAAACGAGGC TTGGCTCGATGCTGGATGAGTGTCtgagctttctagaaaatCGCCTgacaaaattaccatcatttTTATATGAGGTTATAATAGTTAGTGATGGGAGCACAGATAATACTGTTAGCAAGGCTTTAGCATACAGTAAAAAGTATGGCACTGATAAAGTCAGAGTACTAGAATTAGAGTTGAATCGAGGCAAAGGTGGTGCAGTCAGACTG GGAGTGTTGAGTGCTAGAGGGGCGCTAGTGTTATTTGCTGATGCTGACGGAGCCACCAAATTTTCTGATTTGGAAAAGCTGgaattgaatattaaaaagttgattgatt gtGATTATCAGTTAGACTTGAAAACATCCTCAGAAAAACAAGCCATAACTGTGGGTTCAAGAGCTCATTTAGAAGAGCAGGCAATTGCAAGCAGGACATTTTTTCGCACAATTTTAATGTATGGTTTCCATTTTCTTGTGTGGTTGTTTGCAGTTAAAGGTATCAAGGACACTCAGTGTGGGTTTAAATTGTTGACAAGACGAGCTGCTAGAATATGTTTTGAAAGCCTGCATGTTGAAAGATG GGCATTTGATGTTGAGCTTCTTTATATTgcacaaaaattatacattcCTATTGGTGAAGTTTCAGTAAATTGGACTGAAATTGAAGGTTCAAAAGTGACTCCTTTTTGGAGTTGGATTCAAATGGGGATAGATTTAGGACTAATATGGTTAAGATACACAATAGGAGCATGGAAAATTAAGTCAAACAGCAGCAATAacctttaa
- the Atg5 gene encoding autophagy protein 5, whose protein sequence is MANDREILREVWEGKLPVCFKLNQDEVVEIQQPDPFYLMVPRLSYFPLVTDKVRKHFLKYISNDKQDLELWLEYNGQPLKWHFPIGVLFDSQVDTENDALPWVITVHFDKFPETKIYRFTNKETVEAYFMACIKEADVLKHRGQIATNMQKKDHNQLWLGLQNDKFDQFWAVNRKLMEVQGENDHFKYIPFRCHIEDGYKQKLIKPVAEDGKCQTLHDLLRDLFPERNSFTVKTHGLIPPLDTPLQWMSEHLSYPDNFLHLCVL, encoded by the exons ATGGCAAATGATAGAGAGATCCTTCGTGAGGTCTGGGAAGGGAAATTGCCCGTgtgctttaaattaaatcaggATGAAGTGGTAGAAATACAGCAGCCTGATCCTTTTTATCTCATGGTTCCCCGTTTGAGTTATTTTCCTTTGG TTACTGACAAGGTGCGGAAGCATTTCCTTAAATACATTTCCAATGACAAGCAAGACCTAGAGCTGTGGCTAGAATACAATGGGCAACCATTGAAATGGCACTTTCCAATAGGGGTTCTATTTGACTCTCAAGTTGATACAGAAAATGATGCCTTGCCCTGGGTTATAACTGtgcattttgataaatttcctgaaacaaaaatatataggttCACTAATAA agAGACTGTAGAGGCATATTTCATGGCTTGTATAAAGGAAGCTGATGTTTTGAAGCACAGAGGGCAGATTGCtacaaatatgcaaaaaaaggATCACAATCAGTTATGGTTAGGGCTGCAAAATG ataaatttgatcaattttgGGCAGTAAACAGAAAACTTATGGAAGTTCAAGGTGAAAATGACCATTTCAAATACATTCCATTTAGGTGCCATATTGAAGATGGTTATAAACAGAAACTAATTAAGCCAGTAGCTGAGGATGGGAAATGTCAAACTTTACATGATTTACTTAGAGATTTATTTCCTGAAAGGAATAGCT TCACAGTAAAAACTCATGGTTTAATACCTCCTCTGGATACACCACTACAATGGATGTCTGAACACCTGAGTTATCCAGACAATTTTCTGCATTTATGTGTTCTTTAG
- the Bka gene encoding rRNA-processing protein FCF1 homolog, giving the protein MGKTKKTRKIAVKRFAKMKNMISPSDPRIKATLRAPPRKKKPEDPQQIKVHEAPQVSSALFFQYNTQLGPPYHILVDTNFINFSIKNKLDMMQSMMDCLYARCIPYITDCVLGELEKLGQKYKVALRIIKDPRFERIHCMHKGTYADDCLVQRVTQHKCYIVATNDKDLKRRIRKIPGVPIMYISQHRYTIERMPDAYGAPKT; this is encoded by the exons ATG GGTAAAACTAAGAAGACTCGTAAAATCGCTGTTAAACGCTTTGCCAAAATGAAGAACATGATTAGTCCCAGTGACCCCCGTATAAAAGCAACACTACGAGCTCCtccgagaaaaaaaaaacctgaagATCCGCAGCAAATTAAAGTTCATGAAGCTCCACAAGTTAGCTCAGCTCTCTTCTTCCAATACAATACTCAATTAGGACCTCCTTACCATATCTTGGTGGACactaattttatcaatttttccattaaaaataagcTAGATATGATGCAAAGCATGATGGACTGTTTGTATGCTAGATGTATTCCTTATATTACCGATTGTGTGCTTGGAGAGTTGGAAAAATTGGGTCAAAAGTATAAAGTTGCTTTAAGGATAATTAAAGATCCTCGGTTTGAGAGAATCCATTGTATGCATAAAGGGACTTATGCAGATGATTGTTTGGTACAAAGAGTAACACAGCATAAGTGCTATATTGTAGCTACCAATGACAAAGATTTGAAACGAAGGATAAGGAAAATTCCGGGCGTCCCAATAATGTACATTTCACAACATAGGTATACCATTGAGAGGATGCCAGATGCTTATGGGGCACCCAAAACGTAG
- the l(2)k09913 gene encoding transmembrane protein 53, which produces MSFSHMARFLRQGLQHLSKGQMRNHQKFLLGFMIMPVRNISCLEMTKNMSLLSSEKKNTSVVDLKLEEPQENPLVVLLAWIMAKKKHTHKYADIWIERGFDVLCVTVNPWQFLWPTTGTQVVAADILKFLDRNECYSNMVLHGFSVGGYLWGEVMVKMALDKERYQPILDRFVGQVWDSAADVTEIHKGVPAAVFPRNKVMANALTKYILYHMKTFDKVATRHYVRSSQMFHTNMVRAPALFLLSKTDPIGPERSNLRVKENWESMGMKIDWKVFEKSSHVGHFRKYPKEYIAQLNQFMDGLNFDKDVRKQKIEVKQ; this is translated from the exons ATGTCTTTTTCGCACATGGCAAGATTCCTGCGACAAGGACTTCAACACCTCAGTAAGGGGCAAATGAGAAACCATCAGAAGTTTTTATTG GGATTCATGATAATGCCAGTACGCAACATATCATGCTTagaaatgacaaaaaatatgTCCCTATTATCCAGTGAGAAAAAGAATACCTCAGTGGTAGACTTAAAGCTGGAGGAGCCCCAGGAAAACCCACTGGTAGTGCTGCTTGCATGGATCATGGCCAAAAAGAAGCATACTCATAAGTATGCAGATATCTGGATTGAAAGAGGGTTTGATGTATTATGTGTCACAGTTAATCCTTGGCAGTTTTTGTGGCCTACTACAGGGACCCAA GTGGTAGCAGCTGACATTCTAAAATTCCTGGATCGAAACGAATGCTACTCTAATATGGTACTGCATGGCTTCTCCGTTGGCGGTTACCTTTGGGGTGAAGTAATGGTGAAAATGGCACTCGACAAAGAACGCTATCAGCCCATCCTTGATAGATTTGTAGGGCAAGTGTGGGATAGCGCTGCCGACGTCACTGAGATTCATAAAGGGGTACCAGCTGCAGTATTCCCCCGGAACAAAGTTATGGCCAACGCCCTTACCAAATATATCCt CTACCACATGAAAACCTTCGATAAAGTAGCTACTCGCCACTACGTGAGATCCAGCCAAATGTTTCACACAAACATGGTACGAGCTCCTGCATTATTTCTGCTGAGCAAAACTGACCCCATCGGACCTGAACGGTCCAATTTGAGAGTGAAGGAAAATTGGGAAAGCATGGGCATGAAA attgACTGGAAGGTGTTTGAGAAGTCCTCTCATGTGGGGCATTTCCGAAAGTATCCCAAAGAATACATTGCGCAACTGAATCAGTTCATGGACGGTCTTAATTTTGACAAGGATGTTCGGAAGCAGaaaattgaagtaaaacaaTGA
- the LOC136344079 gene encoding RWD domain-containing protein 2A, protein MSDQNEETRGKNVRENMQVQLDELESLQAMFYNPGEVKLQDIEVFNLIQDYVCGKTMSVPPRLAFTVNVPIDNSKFEMCISLCYEYPFVEPEIVVGNCLLNRKQHVELNKKIGEFLRGLPKGEPCIFTVISWLQDNALDYYKQEKPKITPEKCQEVEEQVRYWIYSHHIYSKTKRKALIDLAKELKISGFVMPGKPGVICVEGDARDVIEWWQTVKSMNWKKIFCKITESNKEDLKGTNFLKFHGFTEQVFENRGPKFNHMDMGEFYKYLEKHNLGYIFKDIFGVEIKTP, encoded by the exons ATGAGTGaccaaaatgaagaaaccAGGGGTAAAAACGTGCGAGAAAATATGCAAGTCCAGCTGGATGAATTGGAAAGCCTGCAGGCCATGTTCTACAATCCTGGAGAAGTTAAGTTACAAGATATAGAAGTGTTTAATCTCATCCAAGACTATGTTTGTGGGAAAACCATGTCAGTGCCTCCACGCTTGGCATTTACTGTTAATGTGCCAATTGATAACagcaaatttgaaatgtgtATCAGTCTTTGTTATGAATATCCATTTGTGGAACCCGAAATAGTTGTGGGGAACTGTTTATTAAATCGGAAACAGCATGTGGAGCTGAACAAGAAAATTG GAGAGTTTCTAAGAGGACTACCAAAAGGAGAACCATGCATATTCACTGTAATTTCCTGGCTTCAGGATAATGCTTTAGATTATTACAAACAAGAGAAACCAAAAATTACCCCAGAGAAATGCCAAGAGGTGGAAGAGCAAGTTAGATATTGGATATATTCCCACCACATTTATAG CAAGACTAAACGCAAGGCCCTTATAGACCTGGCAAAGGAGCTGAAGATTAGTGGTTTTGTTATGCCAGGAAAACCTGGGGTAATATGTGTAGAAGGAGACGCCAGAGATGTCATTGAATGGTGGCAGACTGTAAAGAGTATGAACTGgaaaaagatattttgcaAG atTACTGAAAGCAATAAAGAGGATCTAAAAGggactaattttttaaagttccaCGGTTTTACAGAGCAAGTGTTTGAAAATCGTGGCCCAAAATTCAATCACATGGACATGGGAGAGTTTtacaaatatcttgaaaagcACAACCTgggatatatttttaaagacatATTTGGAGTTGAAATTAAAACTCCATAA